In a genomic window of Pieris brassicae chromosome 7, ilPieBrab1.1, whole genome shotgun sequence:
- the LOC123711978 gene encoding protein snail homolog Sna, whose amino-acid sequence MLVEDQSARAMLTKKYAHCPLKKRPVMVREERPATPPTTPPHPAHMPTRLYYDYNHCDMENDEPQNLSTKPEDLSKTGNYPSKASSPVAAAAVKLEPREWSQQLEYLAACRARLEPTELARPTPHYPYLPTLYPTYPMEDIYPAAPALSPPTQMYSRYSPASPPSSCSPPPCPEDLRSPGSVSSDSGVSVSAPRRPRYQCPDCAKSYSTYSGLSKHQQYHCAAAEGSLARKSFSCKYCAKVYTSLGALKMHIRTHTLPCKCHLCGKAFSRPWLLQGHIRTHTGEKPFSCHHCRRAFADRSNLRAHLQTHSDVKKYSCSGCGKTFSRMSLLSKHLEGGCGAPATSPYEYRPETLPTGHPHQALTATAQVHVY is encoded by the exons ATGCTTGTTGAAGATCAATCGGCTCGTGCTATGTTGACCAAGAAGTACGCGCATTGTCCGCTGAAGAAGCGGCCGGTAATGGTCCGGGAGGAGCGGCCGGCGACGCCGCCTACCACACCGCCCCACCCCGCCCACATGCCCACCAGGCTTTACTACGACTACAATCatt GTGATATGGAAAATGATGAACCACAAAATTTGAGCACTAAACCGGAGGATTTATCCAAGACTGGGAATTACCCTAGCAAAGCTTCATCACCAGTAGCAGCCGCTGCTGTAAAGTTGGAGCCACGGGAATGGTCCCAACAATTGGAGTACTTGGCAGCTTGTCGTGCTCGCCTGGAGCCCACTGAGCTCGCCCGACCCACGCCTCACTATCCATACCTGCCCACACTATATCCCACATATCCCATGGAAGATATCTACCCCGCCGCCCCCGCGCTGTCCCCGCCAACGCAAATGTACTCGCGTTACTCTCCAGCGTCACCTCCATCATCATGTTCTCCACCTCCCTGTCCGGAAGACTTACGCTCCCCTGGATCCGTTTCATCAGACTCAGGAGTATCAGTATCAGCTCCTCGCCGTCCACGCTACCAATGCCCCGACTGTGCAAAATCGTATTCCACATACTCTGGGCTCTCCAAACACCAACAGTACCACTGCGCTGCAGCAGAAGGAAGTTTAGCAAGAAAATCATTTAGCTGCAAATACTGCGCCAAGGTTTACACATCTCTTGGAGCACTGAAGATGCATATCAGGACACACACATTGCCGTGTAAATGTCACTTGTGCGGAAAAGCCTTTTCGAGACCCTGGTTACTACAAGGACACATCCGTACTCACACTGGGGAGAAGCCATTCTCCTGCCACCATTGCCGCAGAGCGTTTGCAGACAGGTCGAATCTACGCGCCCACCTGCAAACTCATTCTGATGTTAAAAAGTATTCCTGTTCCGGATGCggaaaaacattttcaagAATGTCCCTCCTGAGTAAACACTTAGAGGGCGGATGTGGCGCACCAGCTACATCCCCATATGAATACAGACCTGAAACCCTGCCTACAGGTCACCCTCACCAAGCTCTTACGGCGACGGCCCAAGTCCACGTCTATTAA